The Streptomyces sp. A2-16 sequence TCCGCCGGGCCGTGTTCCAGGCGGCCCTCGACGCGGGCGTGGCGGTGCAGCCCGTGCGCCTGCGGTACCGCGTGAGCGGGGGAGAGGCCAGCACGGCCCCCGCCTTCATCGGCGACGACTCCCTGCTGTCGTCGGTGTGGCGGGTGGTGTCGGCACGGGGGCTGACGGCCGAGGCGGAGGTCACGGAGCTGGTGCCACCGGGCAGTCACACCGACCGCGGGACGCTGGCCGCGACCGCGCAGGAACGGGCGGGCGCAGGACACCTGGCGGACCGGCACCCGGTCGACCCGTTCCGTGAGCGGGAGGGCCGGGACGTCGTACGGCCCGGTCGGCCGGGCCGCCCCCGTCTGCTCGTCCCTCAGCCGCCCGGTGTCAGCGCACGGGTCAGATAGGGCGCCGTGGCACTCCCCGCCACCCGCGCCACCTCCTCGGGCACACCCGCCGCCACGATCCGTCCGCCCGCGTCCCCGCCGCCCGGGCCCAGGTCGATCACCCAGTCCGCGCCCGCCACGACCGACATGTCGTGCTCGACGACGATCACGGTGTGTCCTGCGTCGACGAGGCCGTGCAGCTGACGCATGAGGACCTCGACGTCGGCCGGGTGCAGTCCGGTCGTGGGCTCGTCGAGGAGGTACAGGGTGTGGCCGCGGCGGGCGCGCTGGAGTTCGCTCGCGAGCTTGATGCGCTGGGCCTCGCCGCCGGAGAGCTCGGTGGCGGGCTGGCCGAGGCGGAGGTAGCCGAGGCCGACGTCGAGGAGGGTGGCGAGACTGCGCGCCACGAGCGGGGTGTCCGCGAAGAAGTCCGCCGCCGACTCCACCGTCAGGTCCAGCACCTCGGCGATGTTCCTTCCCCGGTACGTCACTTCGAGGGTCTCGGGGTTGTAGCGGGCCCCGCCGCAGTCCGGGCAGGGCGCGTAGGTGCTCGGAAGGAACAGCAGCTCCACGCTGACGAACCCCTCGCCCTGGCAGGTCTCGCAGCGCCCTCCCGCGACGTTGAAGGAGAACCGGCCCACCCCGTAGCCGCGTTCGCGGGCCTCGTCGGTGGCGGCGAAGACCTTGCGCACGACGTCGAACAGACCGGTGTAGGTCGCCAGGTTGGAGCGCGGCGTCCGGCCGATCGGCTTCTGGTCGACCGAGACCAGCCGGCCCACCCCCTCCAGCTCCTCCGTGATCTCGCCGACCAGCGTGGACTTGCCCGAACCCGACACCCCGGTCACCGCGGTGAACACACCGAGCGGGAAGTCGGCCGTCACCCCGCGCAGGTTGTGCCGGTGGACCGGACCGACCCTCAACCGGCCGCGAGCCGACCGCACTTCACGCCGCACCGCGGGGGAGCGGTCGAACAGGTACCGGGCGGTGGCGGACTCCTCGACCTTCGCCAGCTCCGCGACCGGGCCGCTGTGCAGCACCCGCCCGCCGTGCTCACCCGCTCGCGGCCCGACGTCCACGAGCCAGTCCGCGCCCCGCATGACGTCCAGGTGGTGCTCCACCACGAACACCGAGTTCCCGGCCGCCTTCAGCCGCGCCAGCACCGTGAGCAGCGCCTCGGTGTCCGCCGGGTGCAGCCCGGCCGAGGGTTCGTCGAGGACGTACACCACTCCGAACAGCCCGGACCGCAACTGGGTCGCGAGGCGCAGTCGTTGGAGCTCGCCCGCGGACAGGGTGGGGGTCGCGCGGTCCAGGCTCAGATAGCCGAGGCCGAGCTCGACGACGGGCGCGATACGGGACCTGAGGTCGTCGGTGAGGACCCGCGCCGTCTCGCCGCGCGCGACCAGCGAGGCGGCCAGCTCGGTCAGCGGCAGCGCCGCGAGGTCGGCGATCGTGCGCCCCGCGAAGGTGACCGCCAGGGCCTCCGGACGCAGCCTGCTGCCACCGCAGACCGGGCACGGGGCGGAGACCAGGAACCGTTCCGCCTTCGCCCGCAGCGTCTGGCTCCTGGAGTCCGCGAAGGTCTTCAGGACATAGCGGCGGGCGCTCATGTACGTGCCCTGGTAGGGGCGTTGGATCCGGTCCGCGTCCCGCACCGGATGCACGGTGACCACCGGCTGCTCGTCGGTGAACAGGATCCACTCCCGCTGCTCGGCGGGCAGTTCACGCCAGGGCCGGTCCACGTCGTGGCCGAGCGCGTCGAGGATGTCCCGCAGGTTCTTGCCCTGCCAGGCGCCGGGCCACGCGGCGATCGCGCCCTCCCGGATCGACAGCGACGGGTCGGGCACCAGCGACTGCTCGGTCGTACGGTGGACGCGGCCCAGGCCGTGACACTCCGGGCAGGCACCGACCGCCGTGTTGGGGGAGAAGGCGTCCGAGTCGAGCGTTTCGGCGCCCGGCGGGTAGTCACCGGCCCGGGAGAACAGCATGCGCAGCGAGTTCGAGAGATTGGTGACCGTCCCCACGGACGAGCGGGACGTCGGCGCCGAGCGCCGCTGCTCCAGCGAGACCGCGGGCGGCAGCCCGGTGATCTCCCCGACCTTCGGCGCCCCCACCTGGTGGATCAGCCGGCGCGCGTACGGGGCCACCGACTCGAAGTACCGCCGCTGCGCCTCCGCGTAGATCGTCCCGAACGCCAGCGACGACTTCCCCGACCCGGACACGCCCGTGAACACGGCGAGCACATCCCGTGGGACATCGACGTCCACACCCTTGAGGTTGTGCTCACGGGCACCTCGGACGCGGACGTACGGGTCGTGGGGGCCGTTCGGGTCGTACATGGGAACGACTCTAACCGGAGGTGATCGTCGCCAGCCGCCGGTAGGAGTCCAGCAGGGCCTCGCGGTCGTACGTGCTGGTCGTGACCAGGACCTCCTGGGCCCCCGTCTCCTTGAGGACCGTCTCCAGCTCGTGGGCGACCTGCTCCTCGGTGCCCGCGATGTGGCCGGCGAGCCCGGACTCGTACAGGTCCCGCTCCCTGGCCGTCATCGTGAGCGCCTCGACGCGTTCCGCCGGCGGCAGGGGCGGGAAGGTGCCGTGGGTCCGGGAGTACGCCATCGACCAGGCCTCCGGGATCAGCAGGCGGCGGGCCTCGTCCGGGGTGGCGGCCACCGCGACCGTCCCGGAGATGACGACGTACGGCTCGCGCGCCCAGGCGGAGGGGCGGAAGTGGGTGCGGTAGTGGTCGATGCCGCGCTGCATCCTCTCGCGGTTCCTGAGGTCGCCGATGACCATCGGCAGGCCCGCGCGGGCCGCGATCGCGGCGCCCTCGCCCATGGCCAGCACGAACGGCGGCACGGTCAGGCCCTCGGCCGGACGGGCGCGCACCCCCGTCGGGGAGGTGCCGCGGAACCAGCCCAGCAGCTCCTCCAGCTGTACGGCGAAGTCGTCGGCGTCGTCCTTGCCGCGGCCCAGCGCCTTGCGGACGCCGTCGGTGAAGCCGACCGAGCGGCCCAGGCCCATGTCGATCCGGCCGGGGAAGAGCGACTCCAGCACCCCGAACTGCTCGGCGACGACCAGGGGTTGGTGGTTCGGCAGCATCACGCCGCCGGTGCCGACCCTGATCGACTCCGTGGCCGAGGCCACCGCGGCCGCCAGGACCGTCGGCGCGGAACCGGCCACGCCGGGCACTCCGTGGTGCTCCGAGACCCAGAACCGGTGGTAGCCCAGTCGCTCCAGCTCCCGCGCCAGCCGCACGGTGTCCCGCAGGGCCTGCGCGTGCGTGCCGCCCTCGCGGGTGCGGGAGCGGTCCAGGACGGAGAAACGGGTGGCTGCGATCACGGAACTCACACCGGGTGCAACGCCTGACCGGGCGAGGCATTCCCGGCCCTGCCCGGCGGAAAACCGGATGACCGGCATCGGCGCAGGTCAGCACAATGGTCTCGTGACCGTCCAGAACATCCTGCTCTCCGGCGTCGTCGGCTCGACCGCGTACGGACTCGCCCGTGCTGGCTCCGACGTGGACCGGCTCGGCCTGTTCGCCGCGCCCACCGAGACCCTGCTCGGTCTGCACACCCCGAAGGAGTCCCACGTCACCACGGCGCCGGACCGCACCCTGCACGAGGCGGCGAAGTGGTGCCGGCTCGCCCTCGGCGGCAATCCGACCGTCATGGAGCTGGTGTGGCTGCCGGACGAGCTGTACGAGGTGCGCACCCCGCTCGGCGACGAACTCATCGCCATCCGCGGGTCGTTCCTGAGCGCCCGCCGGGTCCGGGACGCCTATCTGGGCTACGCCGCCCAGCAGTTCAGGAAACTGGAGAGCCGGGCCGGCGATCACCGCACCGCCAAGCACGCCCGGCACCTCAAGCGGCTGTGCCATCAGGGGCTGGAGCTGTACGCCACCGGACGGCTCGCGGTGCGGGTCGAGGACCCCGAGGAGTACCACCGCTTCGGGGCCGCCGTCGCCGCCGACCCCGCGTCGGCCCGGTCCCTGCTCGCCCGCTACGAGACCGCGTTCGCCGAGACCCGCAGCGTGCTGCCGGACCGGCCCGACGAGGCACCGGCCGAGGCGTGGCTGCGCCGTGTCCGCGCGGAGTTCTACGACACGGCGGCGTGAGCGTGCGCCTCGGCACTCTCATGGTCGCAGGTGTCCTCGACCCCGTACGTCTCCCAGGCGGGGAAGGGGTCGGCGAGGGCGCCGCCCTCGTCCGGGGCCATGAGGCAGGCGGTGAGAGCGCGGCGCAGCCTGTCCGGGTTCAACTGCGTTCCGATGAAGACGAGTTCCTGCGTGTAAGGCGCCTCGGTGTCCCGCGCGGCGGACGGCTCGAAGCGGGCCACCGAACCGGCCTGTGACCACAGGCCCGTCACGTGCGGGCGGCTGGCGAGCGTGAAGAACCCCTTCGAGCGCAGGATCCGCCCGTACGCCCCGCTGTCCAGGTCCTCGGTGACGAAGTCCCACAACCGGCCGGGGTGGAAGGGGAGTCCGGAGCGGAAGACGGTGGAGGAGACGCCGTACTCCTCGGTCTCGGGCACATGCTCGCCGTTGAGCTCCTGGACCCAGCCCGGCGCCTGCTGGGCACGTTCCAGGTCGAACAGGCCGGTTCCGAGGACCTGTCGCAGGTCCACGCGGGAGTGCTCGGCCTCGACGATCCGGGCGACCGGGTTGAGCCGTACGAGAGCCGCTCGCAGCCGGGCCGCGGCCTCGGCGTCCACGAGGTCGAGCTTGTTGAGGACGAGGACGTCCGCGAACTCGATCTGGTCGACGAGCAGATCGCTGACCGTGCGCTCGTCGTCCTCGAAGGGGGCGAGACCCCGCTCGGCCAGCTCGTCGCCGCTCTCCAGCTCGGGCAGGAAGTTGGCCGCGTCCACCACGGTCACCATGGTGTCCAGTCGGGCCACGTCCCCGAGGGTGGCGCCGTCGTCGCGGGCGAAGGCGAAGGTGGCGGCCACCGGCATGGGTTCGGAGATGCCGGACGACTCGATGAGCAGATGGTCGAAACGGCCCTCGCTGGCCAGCCGGTCGACCTCCTCCAGCAGGTCGTCGCGCAGGGTGCAGCAGATGCAGCCGTTGGTCATCTCGACCAGGCGTTCCTCGGTCCGCGACAGTGCCGCCTCGCCGCCGCGCACCAGCGCCGCGTCGATGTTGACCTCGCTCATGTCGTTGACGATGACGGCGACCCTCAGGCCCTCACGGTTGGCGAGGACGTGGTTGAGCAGGGTCGTCTTGCCCGCCCCGAGGAAGCCGGACAGGACGGTGACGGGCAGGAGACGGTCGTACGGCATGCGGTCCTCAGCCCTCGGGGTGCAGCAGGCCGCGCTCGTACGCCTTGACCAGGTTCTGCGGGACGAGGTGGGCGACGCCGTCGATCGTGACCGGCACCAGCTGAGCGGTGGTGGCCTTCCACTGCGAGCGGCGGTGGCGGGTGTTGCTGCGGGACATCTTCCGCTTGGGGACAGCCATGGCGGGATCCTCCTCGGTGGCGGGGTGGGCATCGAGGACGCTACATGAAAATGGATCCCATTAACAATCAGCGGCGGCGACGGGACCGCACCCTCGCCTCCCGGGGCGGCTCGATGAACTGGAGCTCCAGCGTGAGCGGCGGCTCGGCGATGCCCGGACCGCCCGCCGCCGCCCACTGCACGACCTCCTCGGTGCCCGCGTCGTCCATGACGAACCCGATCCACGCCGCCTTGCCACCCGCCCGGCGCCCGGCGGCCGAGGGGCGCACCACGATGACGTTCGCCTGGTCGCAGGGGCCCAGACAGTCCGTCGTACGGACCTGGAAGCCGTGCTCGGCCGCGCCGGCCCGCAGCAGCTCCAGCTGCCAGGTGTGGTCGGTGCCGGGGTGCTTGCGGGCGTCGCCGCAGCAGCACCCCCGGCAGACGACGAGGGTGCAGGAGGCGGAGCCGGTCAGGAACGTTCGGGGCGTCGAGGACATGGGAGAAGCATGCGGCCTGCACCGATCATGCGGTGCGGGCGGGGTGCCCTGTGATCAGAGCCGCGCCCCGACGGCCGCCCCGTTCCGCGGCACCAAGAAGGACGGAGCCGACGGCAGTGATCCGTCGGCCGCCCGGGCGCCGGTGAGGGCCGCCGGGTCCGTGCTCAGCACCGACGAGGCGTTCCATGTGCCGCCCAGGTCCCAGGAGTTGCCGCTGGAGACGGTCGCGGACCCGAGGGCGGCGGCTTTGGTGTCGGCGACCGACAGGTTCGCCGTCAGCCGGGCCGTGCCGCCGGAGACGTCCGCGTCGAAGCCCGTACCGCCGTTGGCCCACGTCGAGTTGCGGGTCAGGACGAGTGCGCCGGTGTTGCCGTTGTCGGTGACGCCGTGCGCCGCGTTCCTGAAGGCGATCGAGTTGCGCAGGGTGTGCGCCACCGCCGGTGCCGGGCTGCCGCCGCCGAGCTTGAAGCCGTTGCCGTCGCCCGCGAAGTCGGGGAAGTTCCAGCGGTTGAAGCCGTTGCCGTACGCGATCGTGTTCTCGATGAGCACCGGCGAGGTGAACTTCCAGTCGTCGAAGCCGTCGTCGACGTTGTTCCACAGCCGGGCGCCCCGCACGACGTTGCCGGTGCCCGAACCCTCCTTGACGGCAAGGCCGTCGGCGCTCTCGCCGTTCTTGCGCGGGTCGCGGTTGGCGTAACTGTCCAGGTTCAGGATCTGGTTGTTGCTGGAGGCGCCCTGCAGCTGGAAGTCCGACTCGTAGTTGTCGTGGGTCCTCAGACCGGCGAAGACGTTGCCGTTGCAGCCGTCGCAGTAGACCCCGTAGGGGCCGTGCACGATCTCCAGGTCCGAGATCCGCCAGTAGGAGGCCTCCTGGTGGATCGCCCCGCGCTCGGCCCGCGGGATGCTGCCGCCGACGGGCGTGTGGCTCGCGGCCAGCTGCTCGCCGTCGACGACGACCCGCTCGCCCTGGTAGGCGCCGAGCGAGATGGGCTGGGACGCGGTGCCCGAGGTGGTGATGGTGATGTTGTCGGTGAGGGCGTACGTCCCACCGCGCACGGCGATGGTGACGCCGGGCCTCGCCAGGTCCACGGCCCGCTGGACGCTCCGCAGCGGCTGGGCGAGCGTGCCCGGGGCGCTGTCGTTCCCGTTCGTCGCCACGATCAGGGTCGTCGGCGCCGCGGACGCCTCGGGCACCGATAACGCCAGGACTGCCCCCGCCAGTGCCGCCGCCCGGATCGCCGTGTTCACACGCATGGACTCTCCCGCCTCGCTCCGACTGCTGTGTCGAGGGGCAGTGGTCGCCGGGAGCGGGAAGGTTGCCGGGTCTAGGGTGGCGCCGTGACCGACAGCGCCAAGCCTCCCCTCGCCGTGTTCGACCTGGACAACACCCTCGCCGACACCGCCCACCGGCAGCGGTTCCTGGAACGGAAGCCGCGCGACTGGGACGCCTTCTTCGCGGCCGCGCCCGCGGATCCGCCGATCCCGGAGGGCGTCGCGCTGGTGCTGGAGAGCGCCGAGGAGTGCGAGATCGTCTACCTCACCGGCCGCCCCGAGCGCTGCCGGCGGGACACGCTCGCCTGGCTCACCGCACAGGGCCTCCCGGAGGGGCGGCTGCACATGCGCCGCAACGACGACCGGCGGCCCGCCCGGCGCACCAAGCTGGAGATCCTGAAGCGGCTCGCCGGCACCCGGGAGATCCGGGTGCTGGTGGACGACGACGAGCTGGTCTGCCAGGACGCCGAACGGGCCGGCTTCACCGTCGTACGGGCGACCTGGACCGCCCCTTCCGCCGCGCTCGAGGTGGCGCAGGAGCGGGAGGGGCGGACCTGAGCGCCGTCAGCCGGACTCGTCGAGGCGGAAGCCGACCTTGAGGCCCACCTGCCAGTGCTGGACCTGTCCGTCCTCGATCTGACCCCGCACCTGGGTCACCTCGAACCAGTCGAGGTTCCGGAGGGTCTGCGAGGCTCGGGTGATGCCGTTGCGGATCGCCTGGTCGACGCCGTCGGGCGAGGTGCCGACGATCTCGGTCACCCTGTACGTGTGGTTCGTCATGGTTCCACCGTGCCCCAGGCGACGGCGGAGCGCGAGCCGTCCGACCCTATCTTTGGCTCATGGACGGTATGCCTCGTGACATCCCCGCGCCCACGACCGTGAACCCCCTGCGCCAACTCTCCCTGGAACAGCTCCGACGGCGTACGAGCATGAAGTGGCGGACCTACCCCGAGGACGTGCTGCCGCTGTGGGTCGCCGAGATGGACGTGCCGCTGGCCGAGCCGGTCGCGCGGGCGATCCGGGACGCGGTGGCGCTGGGGGACACCGGGTACCCCGCCGGGACGGCGTACGCCGAGGCGTGGGCGGGCTTCGCGAGCGAGCGGTGGGACTGGGACGGGATCGCGGTCGAGCGCACGGCCGTCGTCCCGGACGTCATGCTGGGCATCGTCGAGATGCTCAAGCTGGTCTCCGGGCCGGGTGATCCGGTGGTCGTCAACTCGCCCGTGTACCCGCCCTTCCACCAGTTCGTCCGGAACATGGACCGGCAGGTCGTCGAGGCCCCGCTCGGTGCGGACGGGCGGATCGACTTCGGGGTCCTGGAGGCCGCCTTCGGGCGGGTCGGCAGGAGCGCGGGCCGCGCCGCGTACCTGCTGTGCAGCCCGCACAACCCGACCGGCACCGTCCACACCGCCGAGGAGCTGGCAGAGGTGGCGACGCTGGCACGGAGGTACGGGGTGCGGGTCGTGGCCGACGAGATCCATGCCCCGCTCGTCGCGGAGGGCGCCGGCTTCGTCCCGTACCTGAGCGTTCCCGGCGGCGAGAACGGCCTGTCGCTGTTGTCGGCCTCCAAGGCGTGGAACCTGGCCGGGATCAAGGCTGCCGTGGCCGTCGCAGGACCCGACGCGGCCGACGACCTCGCGCGCCTGCCCGAGGAGGTCGGACACAGCCCCAGCCACGTCGGCGTCATCGCCCACACCGCCGCCCTGCGGGACGGCGGCCCCTGGCTCGACGCCCTGCTCGGCGGCCTCGACGACAACCGCCGACTGCTGGCCGGGCTCCTCGGCGAGTCGCTGCCCGCCGTCCGCTACGAACCGGCCAGGGCCACCTTCCTCGCCTGGCTGGACTGCCGCGCGCTGGACCTGGGCGACGATCCGGCGGCCGTATTTCTTGAGCGCGGCAGGGTGGCCCTGAACTCCGGCATCCCGTTCGGCACGGGCGGCGCGGGCTTCGTGCGTCTGAACCTCGCGACCTCACCCGAGCTGATCACCGAGGCGGTGCGGCGGATGGCCGCCGCGCTCGGCTGACCGCGGGGGCCGGGACGGGCCGGCCCCCGCGGTCCTGGTTACCGCACCACGCTCAGCGACAGCGCGAACCGGCCCTCGCTGTCCGTCCACCAGTGCGCCAACTCCAGTCCGGCGGCTGCCAGTTCACCGCGCACGCCCTCCTTGCGGAACTTCGCCGAGATCTCGGTGTACAGCTCCTCACCGGCCGCGAAGTCGACGGCCAGGTCGAGCGCCGGGACCTTCACGGTCTGTTCCGTACGGGAGCGCAGGCGCATCTCGATCCACTCGTTCCCGGCGTCCCACAGAGCCACATGGTCGAAGGCGCCGGGATCGAAGTCGGCGCCCAGCTCGCGGTTGACGACGGTGAGGACGTTCTTGTTGAACGCGGCCGTCACCCCGGCCGTGTCGTCGTACGCCCTGACCAGCACCTCCTCGTCCTTGACCAGGTCCGTGCCGAGCAGGAGCGCGTCACCGGGGGAGAGCAGGGAGCGGACGGAGGAGAGGAACGCGGCGCGCTCGACCGGCAGCAGGTTGCCGATGGTGCCGCCGAGGAAGGCCAGCAGCCGCGGGCCCGGGGTGCCGGGCAGGGTGAGCCCGGCCGTGAAGTCGGCGATGAGCGCGTGCACGCTCAGCTCCGGCCGTCGGCCGATGATCGCGTGCCCGGCCTGGGTGAGGGCGCTCTCGCTGACGTCGACCGGCACGTAGGTGTGCAGTCCGGTCAGCGCGTCCAGCAGGTACGCGGTCTTCTCCGAGGAGCCCGAGCCCAGCTCGACCAGGGTGCGGGCACCGGTGGCGGCGGCGATCTCGCCGGAGCGCGCGACGAGGATCTCCCGTTCGGCGCGGGTCGGGTAGTACTCGGGCAACTCGGTGATCTGCTCGAAGAGTTCGCTGC is a genomic window containing:
- a CDS encoding HAD family acid phosphatase, translated to MTDSAKPPLAVFDLDNTLADTAHRQRFLERKPRDWDAFFAAAPADPPIPEGVALVLESAEECEIVYLTGRPERCRRDTLAWLTAQGLPEGRLHMRRNDDRRPARRTKLEILKRLAGTREIRVLVDDDELVCQDAERAGFTVVRATWTAPSAALEVAQEREGRT
- the egtD gene encoding L-histidine N(alpha)-methyltransferase gives rise to the protein MSPFLLTRTLPEDATEAALRADVLRGLTHTPKTLPPKWFYDAHGSELFEQITELPEYYPTRAEREILVARSGEIAAATGARTLVELGSGSSEKTAYLLDALTGLHTYVPVDVSESALTQAGHAIIGRRPELSVHALIADFTAGLTLPGTPGPRLLAFLGGTIGNLLPVERAAFLSSVRSLLSPGDALLLGTDLVKDEEVLVRAYDDTAGVTAAFNKNVLTVVNRELGADFDPGAFDHVALWDAGNEWIEMRLRSRTEQTVKVPALDLAVDFAAGEELYTEISAKFRKEGVRGELAAAGLELAHWWTDSEGRFALSLSVVR
- a CDS encoding nucleotidyltransferase domain-containing protein — translated: MTGIGAGQHNGLVTVQNILLSGVVGSTAYGLARAGSDVDRLGLFAAPTETLLGLHTPKESHVTTAPDRTLHEAAKWCRLALGGNPTVMELVWLPDELYEVRTPLGDELIAIRGSFLSARRVRDAYLGYAAQQFRKLESRAGDHRTAKHARHLKRLCHQGLELYATGRLAVRVEDPEEYHRFGAAVAADPASARSLLARYETAFAETRSVLPDRPDEAPAEAWLRRVRAEFYDTAA
- a CDS encoding MalY/PatB family protein; translation: MPRDIPAPTTVNPLRQLSLEQLRRRTSMKWRTYPEDVLPLWVAEMDVPLAEPVARAIRDAVALGDTGYPAGTAYAEAWAGFASERWDWDGIAVERTAVVPDVMLGIVEMLKLVSGPGDPVVVNSPVYPPFHQFVRNMDRQVVEAPLGADGRIDFGVLEAAFGRVGRSAGRAAYLLCSPHNPTGTVHTAEELAEVATLARRYGVRVVADEIHAPLVAEGAGFVPYLSVPGGENGLSLLSASKAWNLAGIKAAVAVAGPDAADDLARLPEEVGHSPSHVGVIAHTAALRDGGPWLDALLGGLDDNRRLLAGLLGESLPAVRYEPARATFLAWLDCRALDLGDDPAAVFLERGRVALNSGIPFGTGGAGFVRLNLATSPELITEAVRRMAAALG
- the rpmF gene encoding 50S ribosomal protein L32 is translated as MAVPKRKMSRSNTRHRRSQWKATTAQLVPVTIDGVAHLVPQNLVKAYERGLLHPEG
- a CDS encoding right-handed parallel beta-helix repeat-containing protein; translated protein: MRVNTAIRAAALAGAVLALSVPEASAAPTTLIVATNGNDSAPGTLAQPLRSVQRAVDLARPGVTIAVRGGTYALTDNITITTSGTASQPISLGAYQGERVVVDGEQLAASHTPVGGSIPRAERGAIHQEASYWRISDLEIVHGPYGVYCDGCNGNVFAGLRTHDNYESDFQLQGASSNNQILNLDSYANRDPRKNGESADGLAVKEGSGTGNVVRGARLWNNVDDGFDDWKFTSPVLIENTIAYGNGFNRWNFPDFAGDGNGFKLGGGSPAPAVAHTLRNSIAFRNAAHGVTDNGNTGALVLTRNSTWANGGTGFDADVSGGTARLTANLSVADTKAAALGSATVSSGNSWDLGGTWNASSVLSTDPAALTGARAADGSLPSAPSFLVPRNGAAVGARL
- a CDS encoding (2Fe-2S) ferredoxin domain-containing protein; translation: MSSTPRTFLTGSASCTLVVCRGCCCGDARKHPGTDHTWQLELLRAGAAEHGFQVRTTDCLGPCDQANVIVVRPSAAGRRAGGKAAWIGFVMDDAGTEEVVQWAAAGGPGIAEPPLTLELQFIEPPREARVRSRRRR
- a CDS encoding GTP-binding protein, translated to MPYDRLLPVTVLSGFLGAGKTTLLNHVLANREGLRVAVIVNDMSEVNIDAALVRGGEAALSRTEERLVEMTNGCICCTLRDDLLEEVDRLASEGRFDHLLIESSGISEPMPVAATFAFARDDGATLGDVARLDTMVTVVDAANFLPELESGDELAERGLAPFEDDERTVSDLLVDQIEFADVLVLNKLDLVDAEAAARLRAALVRLNPVARIVEAEHSRVDLRQVLGTGLFDLERAQQAPGWVQELNGEHVPETEEYGVSSTVFRSGLPFHPGRLWDFVTEDLDSGAYGRILRSKGFFTLASRPHVTGLWSQAGSVARFEPSAARDTEAPYTQELVFIGTQLNPDRLRRALTACLMAPDEGGALADPFPAWETYGVEDTCDHESAEAHAHAAVS
- a CDS encoding excinuclease ABC subunit UvrA, whose protein sequence is MYDPNGPHDPYVRVRGAREHNLKGVDVDVPRDVLAVFTGVSGSGKSSLAFGTIYAEAQRRYFESVAPYARRLIHQVGAPKVGEITGLPPAVSLEQRRSAPTSRSSVGTVTNLSNSLRMLFSRAGDYPPGAETLDSDAFSPNTAVGACPECHGLGRVHRTTEQSLVPDPSLSIREGAIAAWPGAWQGKNLRDILDALGHDVDRPWRELPAEQREWILFTDEQPVVTVHPVRDADRIQRPYQGTYMSARRYVLKTFADSRSQTLRAKAERFLVSAPCPVCGGSRLRPEALAVTFAGRTIADLAALPLTELAASLVARGETARVLTDDLRSRIAPVVELGLGYLSLDRATPTLSAGELQRLRLATQLRSGLFGVVYVLDEPSAGLHPADTEALLTVLARLKAAGNSVFVVEHHLDVMRGADWLVDVGPRAGEHGGRVLHSGPVAELAKVEESATARYLFDRSPAVRREVRSARGRLRVGPVHRHNLRGVTADFPLGVFTAVTGVSGSGKSTLVGEITEELEGVGRLVSVDQKPIGRTPRSNLATYTGLFDVVRKVFAATDEARERGYGVGRFSFNVAGGRCETCQGEGFVSVELLFLPSTYAPCPDCGGARYNPETLEVTYRGRNIAEVLDLTVESAADFFADTPLVARSLATLLDVGLGYLRLGQPATELSGGEAQRIKLASELQRARRGHTLYLLDEPTTGLHPADVEVLMRQLHGLVDAGHTVIVVEHDMSVVAGADWVIDLGPGGGDAGGRIVAAGVPEEVARVAGSATAPYLTRALTPGG
- a CDS encoding dodecin translates to MTNHTYRVTEIVGTSPDGVDQAIRNGITRASQTLRNLDWFEVTQVRGQIEDGQVQHWQVGLKVGFRLDESG
- a CDS encoding LLM class flavin-dependent oxidoreductase; its protein translation is MSSVIAATRFSVLDRSRTREGGTHAQALRDTVRLARELERLGYHRFWVSEHHGVPGVAGSAPTVLAAAVASATESIRVGTGGVMLPNHQPLVVAEQFGVLESLFPGRIDMGLGRSVGFTDGVRKALGRGKDDADDFAVQLEELLGWFRGTSPTGVRARPAEGLTVPPFVLAMGEGAAIAARAGLPMVIGDLRNRERMQRGIDHYRTHFRPSAWAREPYVVISGTVAVAATPDEARRLLIPEAWSMAYSRTHGTFPPLPPAERVEALTMTARERDLYESGLAGHIAGTEEQVAHELETVLKETGAQEVLVTTSTYDREALLDSYRRLATITSG